Within the Eleginops maclovinus isolate JMC-PN-2008 ecotype Puerto Natales chromosome 13, JC_Emac_rtc_rv5, whole genome shotgun sequence genome, the region gtgttttccagaccaaaattcttagggtagcattacatagttttattataataaaataaaatgcaaaaaatgggatgtgcaaaagtttgggcacccttataaatagcattcatttcaacacctgtacggatttatagctgacaggttgctgcacaaaattgctttgattagctcattagaccttcaattacaaagacaggtggaaccaatcatgaaaaaggctatttaacataggtaatagctggctgtgcctggcctaggttctttcttagggagtggcaagatggggacctcaaaacaactctccactgacctgaaagctaagataatccaacattataaattaggagaagggtacaaaaaattatctgacaggtttaaactgtctgtctccacagtcagaaacgtagttgtgaaatggaaggccacaggaacagtccgtgtgaaggaaagatgtggtaggccgacaaaaataggggaaaggcacaggcgaaggatggtgaaaatggtcacagagaagccacagaccacctccagagaactacaacaacatctggctgctgatggtgtagttgttcaccgttccacaatccagcgtactttgcaccaggaagagctcattggaagggtgatgtgcaaaaagcctttcctgagtgttaatcacaagaagagtcgcatgaggtatgcaaaagcacatctggacaagccagaagcattttggaacaaaatactgtggtcagatgagaccaagattgagttatttggtcataacatgaacaggtatgcatggcgaaaaaaacacactgcattcaatgaaaagaacttgttgcccactgtaaaatttggtggaggatctatcatgttatggggctgtgtggctagcacaggtactggaaaacttgttaaagttgagggccacatgaattccttacagtaccaggagattcttgacaagaatgttctagagtcagtcacaaagttgaagctacgccggggttggatttttcagcaggacaatgatcctaagcaccgatcaaaatccaccaaggaattcatgcagaagcacaggtacaatgttctggaatggccatcccagtccccagaccttaacatcattgaaaatgtatggatttatttgaagaaggctgtccatgcacggaggccaagaaacctgactgaactggagacgttttgtgtggaagaatgggccaaaataccacctgccaggcttaagggacttgtctgtggctacaggaggcgtctacaggccgttattgcagcaaaaggaggcaatactaaatattaatggaattatttcttaggggtgcccaaatttatgcacatgcctatttttgtttgaatgcacataaacatgtttctgtttgaccaataaaagttatttcactactgagatgtttctgttaccataaggtataacatatgttaaaatgaagttgctgcttcaaaagctcagcaagtgacaaactgatgcagtggttttcctaaggggtgcccaaacttttgcataccactgtatatctCTCTCTTGGCTATCTCCACTTTCCAATCATTACTCTCCTAAAAGCTCAAGTTAAATAAGTCTTATATGGTGCACCTGGACTGAAATGTTTCgtatttcatattcatatcGAGTTCCATAAAATTCCAAGACTGTCTGCATCACAAATGACTATCCTGTGAAATCCTTTAGACTCACCTTCCCAGTAGAGGATTCTCCCCACTCACTCTCTTTGCTCCTCTGCCCTGACTCCTACAGGTCAATAGGGGTGGTGGAGTGATTATTATTACCAtaatgtatcattattattactattattatccaCTGAAGATATCATATGTGAATGTGCTCAGCTCTtgtttcactgtgtgcatgtgttaagTAAGAAACACAGCTGATATTCCAGAAGGAAGTCCCCCCATAAAATTCAAAGACTGTCTGCATCACAAATGACTATCCTGCGACTCACCTTTCCAGTAGagctctctcccctctcactctctctgctcctctgcccTGACTCCTATAGGTCAATAGGGGTGGTGGTGTGATTATTAttagtgtattattattattattattatcatcatattattcttattgtcattattatccACATAATCATACCTGAATGAGCTCAGctcctgtttcactgtgtgtatcTGATGCTCCAGAAGGAAGTCACCCAAAAGATAGtatatggtaaaaataaaagactgCACAGCTAACTCTATAAACAACCAGGACCTTCACAGTGCATTTCAGATTAACTAGCTAGCTATGTAGCAGCGTTCTTTTAGagctgaaatgtaacttttgacTGCAAAACAACTAAGGTAAGACATGCACAGAGATCTTCTACAGCACACAACACACGCTGTCTCCAGTACAGGGGGCTCTCTGCAAGGccggtttttatttgtcaaacaggGAGCATTTCGTTCATTAATTACATGGGACTTTCTGTTGTTAGCTGGGGGGCCGGAGCTAACTTATTGTCACCAACAGCAGTGATCAATACTAACTCTCTTGAAAAAAATTCGTATATCCATTCTTGTTCACGTTCTTCTCCTTATGCTGCTCTAGTCGGTTCTGTGTGCTCCAATCCCGGTACACACATGCTGCGGGTACCCAGATGCAGAGACGAGTGCAACCTAGGTTGCAGTGAAAACGTGGACTGGATTTCAGTGATGTGGGCGTGCTCTATGAACAAGTGGAATGGATTGGATAACTACGCACTGACcctgactctctacctttcACTAAAGGGAAACTAAGATTTATGATCATATTTAAGTGAATAATGACTGgttgtatgattatttatgtgaacTCATATTCTGGCCAcattatattgaatttgtcggcatttaaaattaaaaaaaaaaaactattaataaatgaacataaaattaTTCAGGGGGGCTTAAGAATATTTTTACGCCACTGCTCTTGACTATACTTNNNNNNNNNNNNNNNNNNNNNNNNNNNNNNNNNNNNNNNNNNNNNNNNNNNNNNNNNNNNNNNNNNNNNNNNNNNNNNNNNNNNNNNNNNNNNNNNNNNNNNNNNNNNNNNNNNNNNNNNNNNNNNNNNNNNNNNNNNNNNNNNNNNNNNNNNNNNNNNNNNNNNNNNNNNNNNNNNNNNNNNNNNNNNNNNNNNNNNNNNNNNNNNNNNNNNNNNNNNNNNNNNNNNNNNNNNNNNNNNNNNNNNNNNNNNNNNNNNNNNNNNNNNNNNNNNNNNNNNNNNNNNNNNNNNNNNNNNNNNNNNNNNNNNNNNNNNNNNNNNNNNNNNNNNNNNNNNNNNNNNNNNNNNNNNNNNNNNNNNNNNNNNNNNNNNNNNNNNNNNNNNNNNNNNNNNNNNNNNNNNNNNNNNNNNNNNNNNNNNNNNNNNNNNNNNNNNNNNNNNNNNNNNNNNNNNNNNNNNNNNNNNNNNNNNNNNNNNNNNNNNNNNNNNNNNNNNNNNNNAAagacaaaattagagagattaaatataagcgacccatataattcacccggtgtgcttttcaagagcataacctcctgctctgaagacgatgtacccgacttgcgctacgcagacatccacagctatcttgtaagctttccatcagtgtactcaggagactccctcagagcgtacaaaagcttggaggcttacaaatggtgtcagtccggcttcgtaaacaacattcaactgtggagtcttacatccaaaaacttcggcatcatcactgcaagggtaagtattaaattattccagtttgataggcagtgtcacgttagcagatatctttgcctgctctactttgtgcagtttagccttctgccttctgttaaaaacctccagtctcgttttatgtctcctcttctctggagatggaaggtaatcgaaaattgaggggataaaatccggactcaacggattatcactctttctccctacaaaataagaaggaatatttcaacacgggtttgtttaccactagcttgctacaagctaacttgctaactggctaggctgcgccagagccacacttgttgagttaaaaagggacatcacagtgtccgttagctataataactgggtgctacttcttaaattaaactaattaaatttaattaaactgaccagaaactttttgtagcattgtactgtattccttcacccacctgatatgaagtgatcactgcataagcgaaagccaacggccggggggtcccatctttcagtctttttctgaaggctcctggctcttttaatcgctccaatccacttctccctcctctccgcgtctttaggaatgcgataatacgatacacctttctttttcccacgcctatttgtgcaacctggtgcacagcagttatccaccatccttgacagtctgccagtgcctgtcaatttactgccgcgatgactgccaaaatggctgcccctgtcgtatctcgtcacgtgaccagcatatatgacatcatctgcaggagctctatagggCAGGAGcgagaaaagaggaaacaaagtgAGAGTGCAGGGACGATTGAGGATAAGGGTTCTAAGAGAGGTTGCATGGAGAGTGGGAGGAAATATGAAGACCTACAAGACGGCTTGAAATATATTGCAGCAGGGATAGGTAAGGTGAAAGGGGGTGAAAACAGGGAATTAATACCAGGAAGGACAATGTAAAGTTTACGAGATGGTGTAAAGTTTCcaacatgttgtctttttgaTGTACGACTTCCTCCTGAGACCCTGCGTCCTCATATGAGgacattacatttttgcctCTCAGGAACATGAtactcatttttttttaacattgacCTGTTGACCACATTGAGGGACACTGCCCGCACCACCTTGTGGTGTTATTACAACATTACACCAATTTCAGTAAGAAACAAAATGGCGGGGATATCGACGAAAGACTTTTACAGCAGCTCcagaaacaaacagcagaaaggtaatgttttatttatatttcataaatgaAACCCATGTATTTGTGTAGAATAATGTCTCTAGTTTCATATGATATGAAAATttgacacatttaattaaaaatagcaGGCTAGAGACTCAATAAATGCCACGTCCCCATATGAGGACATTGGGACGATCACGATTAATTGCaccattacattattttaccatGTGGTTAGCTAAAGTTGGGAAGATTCAGAAGAGATTACAGttgtaaataagttatttagTTAATTTAAGTGGCACATTTGCTAACATAAAGGTTTCCTATATGCCTTCTTCACAATTTTATAGTTTGCGATGCAATACAGTTAGCTACAGTAGCCACAGTTAGCTATAGTTCTACAGTTAGAGCTAGCAAGCAAGCTTGATAGCTAGTCTGCATCATATACTATATACATGTTGCATCCTCTATGTCTGGTACAGATTTTGATTTGGACTTTATTCTGTCATGCTGTTATTATAGGAAAGCTGTCATTGTCAAGGGCAGAAGAATTGCTCATGGCAATTGTAGAGAATTCTGACGTTGAGGAACTGtcagatgatgaagatgaagtcGATATGCATGCAGCTAAGCTAATGGAAGAACAGCagtctgactctgactctgatgaTCCAGCACCTGGAGATGATTCAGATGAAGAATACATACCTGATGCACCTAATGCAGCCGAAGACTCTGAGAATGAACATGGCCGTAAACATATTGAGAATGATGGTGagctaaaaaatatttataattattattgtcattattattgttattactattgctaatattgtttattatgattatggttattattattattattattattgttgttgttattattatcatcacaaTCTCTCAGCTCAATCAGCCACTTTAACGTTAACAATCCCGActgcataataaataaactgtgttcTGTCTTTCTTATTAGAGCTGGTTTTGGAAGAGCACGGACATGGGCAGCCCAGGCCAAAATCTAGGATTGCTGGACGTGTACAGCGCTGGAGATATACTCCATTTAAACCAAACTTAGTCCACTTCGAAGCTGAAGATGACACTGTACTGAAAGATGTTCGGGCAAGTTGGCAGGCACTGAATTATGTGGAGCAGTACATCGACTCAGAGTTGATGAAACTAATCGCTGACTGCACAAATGCCATGTCACTCGTTAACACTGGGAGATTTCTCAACACATCAGTGGATGAGATGTATCACTTCTTTGGAGCAGCAATCTTGATGTCTTGCGTGCCTTATCCACAGATGAGAATGTTTTGGTCCAATGCTCTACGAATCCCTGCCattactgaaaaaaaatcacacaagaTCGATTCTTCAAACTACGGAGCCATCTGAAAGTGGTCATTGACAATGACGTTCCAGAAGAACAGAAGAGAATCGACAGATTCTGGAAGGTGAGGCCATACATGGATCGCATACTTGCCGGCTGCCGCCTGCAGATCCATCCAGAGTGCGTCTCCATAGACGAGCAGATGATACCATTCACAGGCGCTTGCCCATTCCGGATGTATTTGCCACTAAAGCCAAATCCAGTTGGGATGAAGAACTTCGTGATGGCATCGGTGGATGGTCTCGTGCTAGACTTTGAGGTGTACCAAGGCTCACAGGCACTGGCATTGCAGGTTCCGGACTCTGATGGATTGGGTCTAGGATCGCTCGTCATCAAACGTCTGTCTGAAACCCTGACTGCCGGCACGAAAGTGTACTGTGATCGCTTCTTCACCTCCACTGCAGCGGTGGATACTATGCTGAAGGATCACATCTATCTTACTGGCACTGTGATGAAGAACCGTGTCTCACAAGCAGTGAGTAAGCTACCAGATGACAAAACCTTGAAAATCCAAGGAAGAGGTACCTCTGCTGCAGTAACCAGGGAAgatgggaaagtgtgtgtggtgaagtGGTACGACAATAAGCCAGTGATGATGCTCTCCACTGTCCATGCAGAGCAGCCAGAAGACCAATGCCGGCGGTGGTCCAAGAAGGACAAAATATATGTCACTGTCACAAGGCCGAGTGTTGTGCGcgaatacaatacaaatatgggAGGTGTTGACATGTCAGACAGAATGATCAGCTACTACAGAATGGGTGTCCGAACAAAGAAGTGGACTGTTCGCATGCACTTCACCGACCTGGCACTGGCCAACAGCTGGATCCTGTACCGCAAGGATCGCCAAGAAAGTGGAACACCAAGGAAAGCGATCATGCAGTTTCTGGAGTTTCGCATGGTAGTGGCTCAGGTATTCCTCAGCAAGTGTGACGTGGAAAATGAAAATCTCCTTCCACCACCTGAGAAAAATTCTCGTGTTGCTCCAATCCCCCATGTCTCAGTGCGATCCACTGCTGCCCATCTTCCAGACATGGTTCCTCTGAAAAACCCAATGCGGTGCAGAATGAAAGGCTGCACTGGGAAATCCCGTGTGCAATGCGTGACATGCAATGTTTCCTCTGTTTGACGAGTGAACGCAACTGCTTTGCAGCTTTTCACACTGGCTTTTTTTTAGCTCTCTTGAAACATGAATGATGCTATGACGTTCACTAAAAGTTTAGATCACTAAAAGTTTGGATACATACGGTTTGTTTGAAGCTTGAAATGAATTCTGTTAAGTGTTTTGTGGTTCTGATTCGCATGACTATgcggttttatttttgtaaagccaTGTTAAGGGCTTTAAATGAATAGCTGATTCAATTTGATGTGATACATATTGATATTTACctattaaaataaactgttttgtacttttaaacCAATGGTGTCTATGTCTGTCATATACCAAGATCGACCCATTGTCCTCATACGAGGACATTGATTTTTGAGAGAAATACTTATTGTACAAAGCTAAAATTTTAATTTAGACTAATTGGCACCTTGTGATGCCaaaaatcaaataatatttttaatgcTTATGATAGACCCATTGTCCTCATATGAGGACATCATTTTTCTCAAAAACTACTTAATGTATCAAAACCAAATTTGGATATTGGCTACATTCGGCCGGATCTAAACAATACTATATTTAGCGGTAGTCATACACAATTTCTAGAGACAATACATTTCTTGTAACTTTCTATAATCCTTATAAAATTACAATGTTGAATATAAATGCAATTTTTGCCCTTTATTTTTACTCAGAAGAAAAAATGAACACATCCATGTTTTATGGAAAACGAACTCCTGGAGTACAAACCAGGGTTCCACCATCAGATAGTGAGGACAGTTGTCTGAGTGAGAGTGGAGACAGTGATGAGGATGAGGAATATAGACCTGCACCAGGTGATGAGAATAGTAGTAATAAGGTTATAATAACAGTGTTTCCCATACATTGCGAGGCTGGCAGAAAAGTCTGTGGGAAAACGCTGAATATTCTTATAATATTGTGCAGCTCTTTGTTGTTAGCCTAATATTTGTGGATGTCACAATGagtacatgttttgtattatgtAAATAAAGATGTCTGCATTCAATAGTgaccttttatttctttcatttagctTGACCTCGAAGTATGGAAAGCTGTTTTCAAAGAACTTTTCTGTCTTACAACTGTACTCTGTACTAAAAATGTCTGCTCTTTTCAatagtgactttttttttttacaccaggtgatgaaagcagcagcagcagcagcagtgatgacaGTGGCAGCACTGATGGAGACTCTGATGCGGTCCCTAGCACCAGTTCTGCAGCTACTGCTGCGAGAGCACCTGCTACAACAGCAGCtgctacaaaacaaaaaagacagaggGTAGAGTGGAAGACAGCCAGAAGACCGAAAGAAGTGCCAGTTTGGCAAGATGCTCTTCCTGAGGCCGATGCAGTCAGACTGCCCATCCAATACTTCAGAGACTTTTTCGATACAGAGCTTCTAGACAGTATTGTGGAACAGAGCAATCTATACTGCAcccaaaaaaatccaaactgTGCGCTGAAATTGGATCGTAATGAACTGGAACAGTTCATTGGCACAGTCGTTTACATGAGCATTCTGCACTTACCTCGATCCCGAATGTACTGGTCCAGTGCATGTTGACTACCACATGTGGCTGATGTGATGCCTCGTGACAGATGGGAGGCAATTAAACATTACATCCACTTCAACAATAACATGACACCAAACAACGAGGATCGACTTTTCAAAATCAGGCCACTGATTGATGCACTTCTTCCCAAATTCCAGGCTCTCCCGCAAGATCAAATGCTCTGTGTCGATGAGCAAATGGTGCCTTTCAAAGGCAAATCAAGTCTCAAGCAATATATCCCCAGCAAGCCACACAAATGGGGATACAAAATATTTGTGCTTTGTGACACAAAGGGGCTGGTGCATTCCTTTGACATCTTTGCAGGGAAATCTGACCCTCCACCAAACGGGCCAGACATTGGGGCAAGCGGAAACATCGTGCTAAAGCTTGCACAAGTCATTCAGGGTGCACTCAATCACCTGCTATATTTTGACAACTGGTTTTCCTCATTGCAGTTGTTTGTAGCTCTGGCAAACAACGGGATACCTGCCCTTGGCACAGTGCGGCAGAATCGACTCCAAGGCTGCACTTTCACTGCGGACggagaaatgaagaagaaggGCAGAGGGACATTCGAGGAGAAACAGGCTGTTGTGGAAAAAGTGGAAATAAGAGCTGTGAAATGGTTTGACAACAGAGGGGTGATTGTTGCCAGCACTTTTGCCAGTGCCCAGCCTGTTTCCACTGTGGAAAGATGGGACagaaagcaaaagaagaaaatgactGTGGAATGCCCAAACATCATTAGCCTGTACAACAAATTCATGGGTGGCGTTGATGCTCTTGATGCACTTATTGCCTATTATCGCATCCACATTAGGTCAAAGAAGTACTACCATAGGTTCTTTTTCCACTTTGTGGATATGGCCATTGTCAACAGCTGGCTGTTGTATCGACGTGATTCTGAATCCCTGAATATCCcgaagaagaagcagagggaTCTGCTGTCCTTCAGAACATCAGTTGCACAAGCTCTCTGCATGCAGGGCAAGGACTTGTCCAAGAAGAAGAGGGGACGCCCTTCATCAGATCTGGAAAGAGACTTTGAGAGGAAAAGACACAGAGGCCCAGCCAAGGCCATACCAGCACAGGAAGTCCGCGCAGATGCTGTGGGTCACTGGCCAGTGGTTGAAAGTTCACGACAGCGCTGCAAACTCCCAAACTGTAGGGGACAGACTGTGATCAAATGTTCGAAGTGCAATGTTCACTTGTGCctgaacaaaaataacaactgcTTCAGAGATTTCCATCAGTGAGACACCTTagctgttttgttcttgttattgttattgttttcattgttataaTGAATGGTTAATGATGTCATGAGTTTTTGACAGCTGAGTTCATGAGTAAGACAGCTCGGCACATCCTTTGTTCTCTCtaagtgttttctctttctcgttctctctctctctctcacacacacacacacacacacacacacacacacacacactctctctattacacacagttctacacgctgtttttttattgttgttttgttgtcattgtcaTGAGTTTTGCATGTCTGTTGACATATTGTCATGAAATTAATactatttaaattaattatatGTTGGcatcaataaaatgaattacatgcctgagatgggaaatgtgttttaattactaTTTGATCCATTAATGCCTGTTGTCGCTAATTTGCATCATACCCAAAATTATATCTATTCTATGTGCTAAATTGAAATTAATAATCTCCACTTAATTTAGCATCTGcttgaaagcaaaaacacataaaataaaatttttaacataattgcatttaaattaaGGCGTCAAggggataaaataaaatattaaaatagaacGTAATATTATTTACGATATGTTTGTGAAAATTAATAtgtgtaatgtatttaatattcactATCtaattacaatacatttaaacttcCTACTATGTGTCAAATGCAAAACCTATCATCAACCACTGATGTAGTTAGTGaaaaaatctaatctaaaatctgtcacaatattggttaaaatgtctgcatccctctggtcactaataaaaacaacgatgtcgtccgcatacgcagataaaaccgtgtttccattaaaaccaggtaaaaacagcccttggaatttggagcgtattttgcagaggaggggttctagggagagtgcatagagcatcccagacagaacacagccctgccggacccctctacacactctaaaaggagcacacagcccactgttgaacttcagcacactctcaatcttattgtacaacactttgatcttagctatgaaaccagcgctgaacccaaacttctccattactttccagaggaagctgtgctcgacgcggtcaaaagccttttcctgatctagagaaatcagaccagtattaatgcccaatgagctggagacctccaaaacatctcgaatcaggtgaacattgtccaccatggacctgccgggcacacagtaggtctggtcccgatggatgacctgctcaatagctctccccagcctggtggccaaagccttggacagaagcttgttatccacacacagcaaagacacagggcgccagtttttgatatcctgcaagttcccttttttggcagcagcgtgatcaccgctctgctgcaggacattggcatagagccagaggccagactctcattaaaaacgtcaAACAGGTCATGtgacaagatgtcccaataggctttaaaaaactctaccgagaggccgtcgatgccaggagcccgccgtccctgcatgccttgcagtgcggcctgcaactcctgcatCGTCAACGGCCCTGCAAGCTGCAagttggcctcctcagagacctgaggtagttccgcacaaaactcctctgagagcgtttCGTCCTCATTGTACTCGCTCGTGTAAAGGTTGGAATAAAAGCTCACAGCTCGCgtcctgatctggcttggctctgttaattcctgccctgtgtctgacagcagtgagtggattacccacctctgtccattctttttctccaggccgaagaagaaactagtgggggcatccatctcatttatgtttaggaaccgggacctgaccagtgccccctgaactttaacgtccagcaggctggctagagccatctttttctctttgaggatttcaatatatcctcgatctcctgtggaatCGCGtattgtttctagttccactatatcactctccaggtctttcatagatctgatgttgtcctgtgtgacattgagggtgtgctgttgacagagcattcttatctcagtcttaccatggtcccaccactgcctaagactgctaaactctcccttcctctgtctaaaaacactccagaaataaataagggcctctttaaaatgtttatcaaatgttaaaaccgaattaaaatgccaataagcacttctctgtaaaacatttctaataaaaacattacatagaagcaaagagtgatctgtaaaaccagcagggagtatactgcacattttagaagtattaaaatgatgcttaaagcaataaatgcgatctagtctggctgatgaaatcctattctctcggatgtgggaccaggtgtactgcctatcgtctgtgtgcatccttctccatacatccaccacgccgtgggagtggaccagctgcctcagagcatgctgggatgctgggtgcggctctgcatggttgcgatctagagatgcattttccgtacaattaaaatccccacccaagaataaaaaatcctccgcgacacagccgtttaaaacatcattaactttttgtaaaaacagcttcctctctgcaccgtttgttggagcatacacatttataaaaacagccgtaaaaaggtcaaaccgtgcttttattaaaagcaacctccccttgataaactgctcgaccctccagtgagacaggattaaaagacttggagagaaggaagcccacccctccactgagagaggtgttgtggcttaaaatgacttccccctcccactcctttttccagtcattctccTTAacaacgtcgctgtgcgtctcctgtaaaaaaagcacgtcgacatgtttttttcttgccgtttgataaattaaggctctctttcttagctctctggctccattgacattcaggcttcccactctaaaagtgtccattgtgagtgaggtagtgcatacaataacaaaaacaaataagttaattaaaacacacataagggctTCCGGTGGAGCAAGACGACAAGATGGCTGCATGAGCTCGAGCTCCCGATAGCAAGTTAGAATCAACCCCCCTAAATTCACTATTTGTTGAACAATTCATAGTAATTTTACTCTGGAATGAATAGGGGAGTAACGACTAGAAGTCAAACAAAACGTGACACACAAGAAAGGGAGAATACACCAGAAATGGACGACGATCAGCGCGCTAACGACAACTCTGCAGAAAACATGTGCTCGGTGCTTCAAAGTATCAGTAAGGAAATACGCGACTTCAGGACTGAGCATAGATTACAGGAGTTTCAGCGGATTCCCCCCAACTAATCTTTACTCTTTACTTTGTGACGGTATGTGAAACTTTCTTGGCCCCTTAATGAAAACAGCTGTGAGAAGttcatgtttaaatgatttaaatgactGATAAACCACTTCTGCCCGTGATGTGAGTCT harbors:
- the LOC134875245 gene encoding piggyBac transposable element-derived protein 4-like; its protein translation is MDRILAGCRLQIHPECVSIDEQMIPFTGACPFRMYLPLKPNPVGMKNFVMASVDGLVLDFEVYQGSQALALQVPDSDGLGLGSLVIKRLSETLTAGTKVYCDRFFTSTAAVDTMLKDHIYLTGTVMKNRVSQAVSKLPDDKTLKIQGRGTSAAVTREDGKVCVVKWYDNKPVMMLSTVHAEQPEDQCRRWSKKDKIYVTVTRPSVVREYNTNMGGVDMSDRMISYYRMGVRTKKWTVRMHFTDLALANSWILYRKDRQESGTPRKAIMQFLEFRMVVAQVFLSKCDVENENLLPPPEKNSRVAPIPHVSVRSTAAHLPDMVPLKNPMRCRMKGCTGKSRVQCVTCNVSSV